Within Candidatus Poribacteria bacterium, the genomic segment ATATGCGCCGGACTGCCACCTGACACTTGACTTGTCGGCTCATGTGCGATACGACTGGCGTTCCCAAGGTCTGAGGTGTCCCGCCCGATACCGTCTAGGAGGACGGCATGCTCTGTGACATCCTGCTCGCGGCAGCGGTCGCCGGATCCGCCGCCACCTCGGAGCTGCCGGTTCTGGTGTGTCCCAAGCTCCCGGCGGGAACGGCTCCGCCCACGATCGACGGAAGGCTGGACGATCCGGCGTGGCTCCTGGCGGAGCGCGCTGAGCTGCGCCTCGCGGCGACCGGCGAGACTCCCAGGCAACCGACAACGGCAGGGCTGACGTGGGACGACGAATACCTCTACGTCGCGTTCGACTGCGTGGATGCTGACACCGAACCCAACGCGACGATGATCCGGCGCGATGCCAACCTGTGGGAGGAAGAGGTCGTCGAGGTGTTCCTGTCGCCATCCGGCGAGCTCCATACCTACGCGGAACTGGAAGTGAACCCTCTGAATACCTTGTTCGACGCAATGATTCTGAACAACGGTCGTCGGACACAAGTGCTGCGTGACTGGAACATGGAGCGCATCCGCCATGCCGTCGCAACGACCTCCACCGGTTGGTCGGTCGAGATGGCTCTGCCGCTCGATGAGTTCTACACGGCTCCTCATGCGCCGCCCAAAGTCGGCGACGAATGGCGGATGAACCTCTACCGGATCGACCGATCGGAGCCCGGCGCGCCAGAACTGTCGTCCTGGTCGCAAACCCTCATCCCGAACTTCCACAACGCGTCTCGCTTCGGGTACCTGCGGTTCGGCGACGAGCGCACGCCTCGCTAGCCCGCCGGAGCCCGCTCTCAAGAGCCACGGTCAAGGAGAACACCGAATGCCCCATTCCCCGCGCCGCCGACGCCATGTCCTCGCCGCCCTCGCCCTCCTGATCGCCGCGCCGCTTGCCGCGCGAGCCCATGTCGGCGACCACGCGTCCGTGCACGACACGGTCGCATCGGTGGTCGAGCGGATGCGTCGCGACCTGACCCCGACGGCTCTCGCCTCGCTGACCGTGGCGCGCGTCGAGCAGTTCCTGACTGACGCGGAGAAGGAGACGCTCGGCACGGAGCATATCTCGTTCACGGCGAACATAGCGATCACGGTGTTCGTCCTCCGCGACAAAGCGTCCGGGGATGCTCCGTTCTGGTTGCCGCTGCGCGGGTTCTCCCGGCGAGACGCGGAGGCGACGGTCGCCAGCCGCACGTTCGAGGTCTGGGCGAAGCCGTTCGAGGTGGGCTGGGTCGGTCTTGGAGTCAACTCGCTGTCGGGAGGCGGCGAGCACTACTTCATCGCGGTCGCGCCTCAGAAGGCAGGAGCCTCGGTTCAGCTCACCGACATCTACCCCGGGACGCACACGGTCGGCGTGCTCAAGGTCGGCGAAGCGCCCTACACGGACCGATCGGAGACGCTCGAAGCGGTTCCTGCGGAACTCGATGGTCAAGTGCTCCTCCGAGGTACTCGCGGTAGGCGCGACGACGCCCGACTGACCAATCTGTTCCGCCTGACGCGCCATCCGTCGTCGAAGAAGCCCGATCAAGTGGTTCTCACGTGGGCGGGGAACCCTCAGACCACCCAGGCGATCCAGTGGCGGACGTCAACCGAAGTGCCGACCGGAGCCGTGCTGTACCAGCGGAAGTCCGACCGCAACCGGTTCGACCCCCGCAAGCCGATGATCGCCAAGGCGGAGACGAAGCGGCTGGAGACGCCGGACATCGCCAATGACCCGGTCGTGCACCGGCACACGGCGTTCCTGTATCACCTGGAGCCCGGGACCACCTACGTCTACGCCGTCGGCGACGGCTCGGACGACGGCTGGGGCGAGTTGGAGGAGTTCACGACAGCGCCAGCGGGAACGGAGCCGTTCTCGTTCATCTACATGGGCGACGCCCAGAACGGGCTGGACCGCTGGGGCAGCCTGATCCACGGCGCCTATCGCGACCGTCCCGACGCCGCATTCTACGTCATGGCTGGGGACATCGTGAATCGCGGAGCCGAGCGCGACGACTGGGACGACCTCTTCCACAACGCGAAGGGCGTCTACGACCGCCGCCAGCTCGTTCCAGCCATCGGCAACCACGAGTACCAGGGCGGGGCTCCGAAGCTCTACCTCGACCTGCTCGCGGTCCGCGGCAACGGTCCAGCCGACATGGAGCCGGAGCACGCCTACTCGTTCGAGTACAGCAACGCGCTGTTCGTCGTGCTGGACTCGAATCGTTCGGCGGAATCGCAGGCGGCGTGGCTGGAGGAGCAGCTCGCCTCGTCGAAGGCGACGTGGAAGTTCGTCACGTACCACCACCCGGCGTACTCATCGGCTCCCAATCGCGACAACAAGTCGATCCGCGAGGTCTGGGGGGCGCTGTTCGACAAGTACCACGTGGACATGGCGCTCCAGGGTCACGACCACGCCTACCTGCGAACCTACCCGATGAAGGACGGGAAGCGCGTCGAGTCGACCAAGGAGGGCACCGTCTACATGTGTCGGTGTCCGGCACGAAGATGTACAGCCAGGACCCGCGCGACTACACGGAGTTCGGCATGACGAACGTGTCGACCTACCAGGTTCTGGACATCCAGATCAGCGGCGACCGACTCGTCTACCGCGCCTACGATATCGACGGGAACCTCCGCGACTCGATCGTCATCGAGAAGTAGAGGAGTCCCGCCATGGCTGCGACGATAGCAGCCCATCCCGAGGTCGCGGCTGCCATCGACCTCGTGAAGGCTGGCTTGCAGGCAGATGTCGATGCGGGCGAGACGGTCGGCGTCTCGGCGACGGTTGTCATCGACCAGGAGATCGCGTGGAGCGGCGGCTTCGGCTTGCGTGATCTCGCCTCGCAGGCTCCCGCGACGTCGGACTCGGTCTACCGGATCGCGTCGATCACCAAGCTGTTCACTGCTTCGGCGATCATGCACCTGCGCGATGCCGGCAAGCTGAACCTCGACGATCTCGCCGCGACCCATGTTCCCGAGTTCCGGCTCCGAGGGGTCGGTGATGATTGCCCACCGGTCCGCTTGCGACACCTCATCTCACACACTTCGGGTCTCCAGAGGGAACCGGACGGCGATCACTGGCTCAGCCACAACGCGCCTTCGACGGAGAGCGCCCTCGCGGCGCTCGACGGGCATCCGCTGCTCTACCCGCCGATGACTCAGCTCCATTACTCGAACCTTGGCTTCGGTGTGCTGGGCATGGTCGTTGAGCGGCTGTCGGGCATGGCATTGGGGGAGTACGTCGCCAAGCACCTGTTCGGACCGCTCGCCATGTCGCGCAGCAGCTACGACCTGACGGCGCGTGTCCAAGAGACGCTGGCGACGGGCTATTACCCCGGCTCCGGCGGCGAGCCGCCCGAACCCGTCGACCAGTGGTGGCTCGGAGCCCTCGCAGCCGGGGGTGGCATCTACTCGAACGTGGACGACCTGAGCCGGTTCGTGATGATGCAATACCGTGACGGGCCCGCTGGCGACGGGCAACCTCTCGCCGGAAGCACGATTCGAGAGATGTGGAACCCGCTGTTCCTCCACCCGGGCACTCGAAACGGACACGGCATCGCGTGGGCGATCGGCGACTTGAGCGGCGCTCGGACCATCGGTCACGGCGGCTCCGTGGACGGCTACCGAACCCAGCTAGGGATTCTGCCGGATCAGCGTCTGGGCGTCGCCGTCTTTGCGAACACGACCTACAACACGTCGGGAGCGTGCAACCGCGCGCTGGAGATTCTGTCGCCGGTGCTCGCCCGGGTCCGCCAACGTCAGCCCAAGACGCCACAGCGGTACGATGTGCCCGAAGGAGCCCAGTACGAAGGCATCTACGCGTGGAAGGGCTTCGGCGAGCGCTACGTCGCGCATCGGGATGGCGAGCTCGTGCTGCTGGGATCCGCCGCTGCGCCGCTCGCAGGAGCGCCGCGTCTCGACCCCGACGGGCCCGACCGGTTCCGCATTCGCGGCAGCAGCGATGACGGCGAGCTCGCCCGCTTCGAGCGCGACGCCGACGGAGCCATCGTACGGCTGTGGGTCGGAGCCTATCCCCATCGTCGGATGAGCGAGGGTTGACCCGATGCCCAACGTGCGGATCGGCATGTGCCAGATACGAGTCGAGGGCGGACGCCCCGAGGAGAACCTGTCTCGCGCAGCAGACGCGGTCGCCAGTGCCGCCCGCGACGGCTGCGACGTGGCGCTGCTGCCCGAATGCCTCGATATCGGGTGGACCCATCCGGCGGCGCGCGAACTCGCACAATCAATCCCTGGTCGTCACTCGGACGCCATCGCCGATGCCGCGCGTAGGTCGGGAACCTACATCGTCGCTGGGCTCGTCGAGCGTGCCGGAGACCGGCTGCACAACGCCTCGATTCTCCTCTCTCCAACGGGCGAACTGCTGTTGACGCATCGGAAGATCAACGAGCTCGGCATCGGACTGGACCTCTACTCGCCCGGCAGGTCGCTCGCGGTCGCCGACACGCCGTTTGGGTGCGTGGGAATCCCCATCTGCGCCGACAACTTCCCCGAGTCGCTCGACATCGCTCGCGCGCTGTCGCGCATGGGCGCGCGCCTGATCCTCTCGCCGTGCGCCTGGGCGGTTCCTCCGGGGTTCGACAACGAGGCGACCCCGTACGGCGGGCTGTGGCTGGGAGCGTATCGCACGCTGGCATCGGAACGCGGCGTGGCCGTCGTTGGCGTCAGCAACGTGGGAACCATGGACGCCGGACCGTGGCAGGGGCACGACTGCATCGGCAGGTCTCTCGCCATCGGCTCGGACGGTGCCACGGCAGCGCATCTGCCGTTCGGCGTAGACGCAGAGGTCGTGGGCGTCGTCGATGTGCCGGTAGGCTAGACGGGCTGCGGCGGCGCGATGCCGTACATCTCGTCTGGTCCCAGTTCGCGCGGATGGCGTGGGCGGAGCGCTCGGCGCGACTCGTAGCAGAGATGGCAGGCGTCGACGTAGCGTTCCTCAGGTGAGAAGCCGTCTTCCATCGCCATGCGAGCGAGTTGCGTGGGCCCGCCCCGGAGAAGCGCTCCGACGATGGGATGCGCCTCGGGGTCGTAGGCGCGCGCCACGTCCGCGATGGACTGCGAAGCGGCGTTCCCGATGGATATGCCTTGGCAGGCGTGAAGGT encodes:
- a CDS encoding metallophosphoesterase family protein, producing MPHSPRRRRHVLAALALLIAAPLAARAHVGDHASVHDTVASVVERMRRDLTPTALASLTVARVEQFLTDAEKETLGTEHISFTANIAITVFVLRDKASGDAPFWLPLRGFSRRDAEATVASRTFEVWAKPFEVGWVGLGVNSLSGGGEHYFIAVAPQKAGASVQLTDIYPGTHTVGVLKVGEAPYTDRSETLEAVPAELDGQVLLRGTRGRRDDARLTNLFRLTRHPSSKKPDQVVLTWAGNPQTTQAIQWRTSTEVPTGAVLYQRKSDRNRFDPRKPMIAKAETKRLETPDIANDPVVHRHTAFLYHLEPGTTYVYAVGDGSDDGWGELEEFTTAPAGTEPFSFIYMGDAQNGLDRWGSLIHGAYRDRPDAAFYVMAGDIVNRGAERDDWDDLFHNAKGVYDRRQLVPAIGNHEYQGGAPKLYLDLLAVRGNGPADMEPEHAYSFEYSNALFVVLDSNRSAESQAAWLEEQLASSKATWKFVTYHHPAYSSAPNRDNKSIREVWGALFDKYHVDMALQGHDHAYLRTYPMKDGKRVESTKEGTVYMCRCPARRCTARTRATTRSSA
- a CDS encoding beta-lactamase family protein; its protein translation is MAATIAAHPEVAAAIDLVKAGLQADVDAGETVGVSATVVIDQEIAWSGGFGLRDLASQAPATSDSVYRIASITKLFTASAIMHLRDAGKLNLDDLAATHVPEFRLRGVGDDCPPVRLRHLISHTSGLQREPDGDHWLSHNAPSTESALAALDGHPLLYPPMTQLHYSNLGFGVLGMVVERLSGMALGEYVAKHLFGPLAMSRSSYDLTARVQETLATGYYPGSGGEPPEPVDQWWLGALAAGGGIYSNVDDLSRFVMMQYRDGPAGDGQPLAGSTIREMWNPLFLHPGTRNGHGIAWAIGDLSGARTIGHGGSVDGYRTQLGILPDQRLGVAVFANTTYNTSGACNRALEILSPVLARVRQRQPKTPQRYDVPEGAQYEGIYAWKGFGERYVAHRDGELVLLGSAAAPLAGAPRLDPDGPDRFRIRGSSDDGELARFERDADGAIVRLWVGAYPHRRMSEG
- a CDS encoding carbon-nitrogen hydrolase family protein, whose protein sequence is MPNVRIGMCQIRVEGGRPEENLSRAADAVASAARDGCDVALLPECLDIGWTHPAARELAQSIPGRHSDAIADAARRSGTYIVAGLVERAGDRLHNASILLSPTGELLLTHRKINELGIGLDLYSPGRSLAVADTPFGCVGIPICADNFPESLDIARALSRMGARLILSPCAWAVPPGFDNEATPYGGLWLGAYRTLASERGVAVVGVSNVGTMDAGPWQGHDCIGRSLAIGSDGATAAHLPFGVDAEVVGVVDVPVG